The Thermus aquaticus region CCCCCCTCCCCGGGGCCTTCTTTTTGGCCTCCTCCCCCACCAGAAAGCCCGGGGCCTGGGGCACCCTACTCAGGGTCCCCCTCCCGCCACGCCTTGCCGGTCACCAGGGAGAGGGCGTGGGGCAGGGCGGGGAGGACGGCCTCTAAGGACTCCCGGGCCCCCTTGGGGCTTCCCGGAAGGTTCAGGATCAGGGTCCTCCCCCGCACCCCGGCCACGCCCCGGGAGAGGGCGGCCATGGGGGTCTTCTCCAGGCCCTTAAGGCGCATGAGCTCGGCCAGGCCCGGGACCTCCCGCTCC contains the following coding sequences:
- a CDS encoding MogA/MoaB family molybdenum cofactor biosynthesis protein, yielding VLYELVPDEPPMIKKVLRLWADREGLDLILTNGGTGLAPRDRTPEATKEVLEREVPGLAELMRLKGLEKTPMAALSRGVAGVRGRTLILNLPGSPKGARESLEAVLPALPHALSLVTGKAWREGDPE